The Nocardioides sp. cx-173 genome segment TGAACCAGCTTGCGAGCCATGTGCTCATACAACTCTAGAACTGGATCACTTCTAGTCTCCCCGGCCCAACGCCGATACCGAGCTTTGACGAGCTCGAACGAGTCCTGAAGTCGCGGCCCCGTCACCCGCCTTCACGCCACCAAACCGAGCGGCACGCATGCTACGAAGGTCCGTAGATCGGTCCACCCCTCGGGGTGGGCCGAGCGTCATTTCAAGGCTAGGTGACGAGTGTTGACGGGCGGTGACGAGGCAGATGCACGGTGGCGTGAAGTTCTACCGAGGCTCTGCGGCCGCCGCGCGCTCCTACGTCGAGGCCGACCACTCACGCGCCGACGACTACTACCTGGCCGAAGGCAGCGGCCTGGCCGAGCACTACATCGCCGGCGCCGGAGCTGTGCACCGCGTCGGCGACCTCGACGGCCCGACATACGAGCGCTGGGTCGGCGGGTACGACGTGCTAACCGGCGCTGCCAAGGGGCGCCTGCGCGACGACGCACGCGCGCTGCGGTTCGTCGAGGTCATCGTCAACGGGCCGAAGTCCTGGTCGCTCGCCGCCGCACTCCACCCCGACATCGCGGCGGCGTACGACGCGGCGATGAGCAGAGCAGCTGGTGAGGTGATCGGGTGGGTGGCCGAGCACGCCACCACCCGGGTCGGGCCGCGCGGGCGTCAGGTGCAGGTGCCGGTGGAGATGGTCGAGGCGGCCGTCGTACGTCACTACACCTCGCGAGCCGGCGACCCGCACCGTCACCTCCACGTGCAGATCAACGCACGCGTCTTCGCTCGCGGCGCGTGGCGTGGACTGCACTCGGTCGGCGTCGTCGACAGCATCGAGGCACTCAACGGGATCGGTCACGCCGCCGTGATGTGCGACCCCGACTTCCGGGCCGCGCTCGCTGAGCGGGGCTACAGCCTCGACGACGACGGCGAGATCCAGCAGCTCGCGCCGTACGCCGGCGGGTTCAGCCAGCGCGCCGCACAGATCAACCGCAACGTCGACCGGTACGAGGCCGCCTGGCGGGCCGAGCACCCCGACCAGGAGCCCGGGCCGCGACTGCGCCGTACCTGGGACCGTCGCGCGTGGGCGGACGCGCGACCCGACAAGGTCGTGCCCCAGGGCGGCGCCGACCTCGTCGCCGCATGGAACAGCGAACTGCGCGACCTCGGCTTCACGCCACCGACCATCCGCGCGCCAGAGCCGGGTCTTCAGATCGGTCGGATCAACCGCGACGTCGCCGCCGACCTTGTGCTCAGCCGGCTCGGCGGCAAGCGGTCGGCGTGGAACGCAGCCGACATCCGCGGCGAGGCCGAACGACTGATTGCCTCCGTCGGCGTGGTCGCCGAGCGACCCGTCCGGCACGAGCTGGTGGAGGACGTCGCCGATCGTGCCCGAACACGATGTGTGCCGCTGTTGGAACGTGATGACGTCCCGGAGCATGTCCGCAGTCTGACGTCCGAGCGAGTCCTCGATGTCGAAGCCGACCTGGTCGACAGCATCGCTGCACGCTCTGCGCGGCCGGTCACTGACGCGGTCCGGCTCCGCGGCGTCGCGCACCTCGACCCCGCGCAACGACGCGTCGTCGCGGCTCTCGCCGGTGACGCCGGCCTTCTGGTGATCGAAGGCGCCGCCGGCACTGGCAAGACCACCACCCTGGCTGCCGCGCGCGACGTACTGGACGACGCCGATCGTCGACTCGTGGTCGTCACACCCACGCTCAAGGCAGCCCAAGCGGCGCAGCAGCAGGTCGGTACCGACGCCTTCTCCGCCGCGTGGCTCATTCACCAGCACGGCTACCGCTGGGACCAGGACGGCCACTGGTCGCGGACCGACGCCGCGCCCGAGGCCCGCGCCCGTCTGCTCCCCGGCGATGTCCTCCTCGTCGACGAGGCCGGCATGCTCGACCAGGACACCGCTCGCGCGCTGTTCGCCATCGCCGACCGGGCGCACGCAGTCGTCGCGCTCCTCGGCGATCGCCACCAGCTGCCGGCCGTTGGCCGCGGCGGTGTCCTCGACCTCGCCGCACGCTGGGTGCGACCCGAAGCGCACCACGAGCTCGAGTCGGTCCACCGATTCAGCGATCCCGCGTACGCCGACCTCAGCCTGCTCATGCGAACCGGCGAGCGTGCTGGTGAGGTCTTCGACGCCCTTCTCGAACGCGGCGAGGTCGTCGTCCACGCCAGCGAGGTCGAACGCACGGCCGCCCTGGCCGCGATCGGTGCCGACGGCGATCAGCTCGTCATCACCGATACCCGCGACCAGGTCGGTGCGCTCAACGCAGCGATCCGCGACCGCCGACACTCCGTTGGTGAACAGTCTGGCGAACTCACCACGTGTCGTGGTGAGCGGATCGGTCTCGGCGACCGGGTGGCCACCCGACGCAACGACCGCGACCTCGCAGTCGCCAACCGCGACACCTGGACCGTCGCAGGCATCGGCGTCGACGGCAGCCTCCTCGTCACCGGCCGCGCCGGCCGACGCACCCTGCCTGCCGCGTACGTCCACGATCACGTCGAGCTCGCCTTCACCACCACCGCCTATGGAGCCCAGGGAGAGACCGTCGACTCCGCCCACCTGGCACTCGGCGACGCGACCGGGGCCGCCTCGGCGTACGTCGGCATGACCCGCGGCCGCCACCGCAACGTCGCCCACCTCGTCGCCGAGACGGTCGACGACGCCCGCAGCCAATGGGTCGACGTCTTCAACCGCGACCGCGCCGACCTCGGCCCAACGCACGCCGCCGACAGAGCCGCGGACGACATCGACCGGTACGGACCGAACGCGCAGCCGACCGCCGCGGGACTCCACGCTGAGGGGTTGCGCGACGGCCCACGTCGGCCACCCCAGCCGATCCCGGCTCCTCGACCGAGCTCCCGTGGGATCGGCCGCTGACCAACTCCCTCTCGCCGAGTGATCGCCCGGAGCGGTCTGGATGACATAGGTGACCAGGAGAGGCTCGGGTCTCGACAGCACCGGTCACAGATGTCCGATCCGCAGAGCGCGATGTTGCTTCTCCAGGCAGGAGTCGCCGAATCCGTCGGCGGCCACGGCGAGAGGCGAAGTGATGGTGACACCCATCGGCATCCCGGACGACTGGGACGACGACAACCTGATCCTGTTCGAGGAGTTCTGCGAACTCATCCGCACACCTCAGCGCACCGTTCGCGACTGGCGCCGACGCGGCGTCGGACCACGCTGGACACGCTTCCAAGGCGTCGGCCGGCTCTACATCACCGTCGCCGAGGCCCGACGCTTCCTCGCCTCAGCCACCGCCACACGAGCGGAGGTGCGCTCCGATGGCTGAGCGACGCCCCATCCCGGTCTACCTCAGCCTCGAGGAAGCCGCCGAAGCCATGTCGGTCTCGGTCAAGACCATCCGGCGCTGGATCGCCGCCGGCACCCTCCCCGCATACCGCTGCGGCAAACGCGCCATCCGGATCAAACTCGAAGACCTCGAAGCAACTCCCCGGCAGATCCCGTCCGCTCGCTGGTGAGACCTGCTGAGATTCGCGCCGCAGCA includes the following:
- the mobF gene encoding MobF family relaxase → MKFYRGSAAAARSYVEADHSRADDYYLAEGSGLAEHYIAGAGAVHRVGDLDGPTYERWVGGYDVLTGAAKGRLRDDARALRFVEVIVNGPKSWSLAAALHPDIAAAYDAAMSRAAGEVIGWVAEHATTRVGPRGRQVQVPVEMVEAAVVRHYTSRAGDPHRHLHVQINARVFARGAWRGLHSVGVVDSIEALNGIGHAAVMCDPDFRAALAERGYSLDDDGEIQQLAPYAGGFSQRAAQINRNVDRYEAAWRAEHPDQEPGPRLRRTWDRRAWADARPDKVVPQGGADLVAAWNSELRDLGFTPPTIRAPEPGLQIGRINRDVAADLVLSRLGGKRSAWNAADIRGEAERLIASVGVVAERPVRHELVEDVADRARTRCVPLLERDDVPEHVRSLTSERVLDVEADLVDSIAARSARPVTDAVRLRGVAHLDPAQRRVVAALAGDAGLLVIEGAAGTGKTTTLAAARDVLDDADRRLVVVTPTLKAAQAAQQQVGTDAFSAAWLIHQHGYRWDQDGHWSRTDAAPEARARLLPGDVLLVDEAGMLDQDTARALFAIADRAHAVVALLGDRHQLPAVGRGGVLDLAARWVRPEAHHELESVHRFSDPAYADLSLLMRTGERAGEVFDALLERGEVVVHASEVERTAALAAIGADGDQLVITDTRDQVGALNAAIRDRRHSVGEQSGELTTCRGERIGLGDRVATRRNDRDLAVANRDTWTVAGIGVDGSLLVTGRAGRRTLPAAYVHDHVELAFTTTAYGAQGETVDSAHLALGDATGAASAYVGMTRGRHRNVAHLVAETVDDARSQWVDVFNRDRADLGPTHAADRAADDIDRYGPNAQPTAAGLHAEGLRDGPRRPPQPIPAPRPSSRGIGR
- a CDS encoding helix-turn-helix domain-containing protein; amino-acid sequence: MAERRPIPVYLSLEEAAEAMSVSVKTIRRWIAAGTLPAYRCGKRAIRIKLEDLEATPRQIPSARW